The following proteins come from a genomic window of Candidatus Zixiibacteriota bacterium:
- a CDS encoding DegT/DnrJ/EryC1/StrS aminotransferase family protein, whose translation MKVPYFRLKFSSSERKEVLDALKTGWVTTGPKTARFEKEIIRLTGARYAAAVSSATAGLHLVMESLRPKAGEQVITTPFTMAATIEAILYSGANPILVDIDPVTLNIDPAAVEKKINKKTRAIAAVDIAGYPCRYDFLGSLAKTHKLFLLDDAAHALWAEFHGRPIGSLADATVFSFYSTKNITTGEGGMVVSNSNRLIEKVRHLSLHGMTSSGYKRYRGGSWKYDIITLGYKYNLPDLAAALGLGQLVNFEKNQARRTRLAERYRANLKNSAEFIELPPEGHNIRQAWHLFIIKLNLKRWKINRDKLIMELEKRGVGCGVHFIPVYRFSYFKKALPFRAKDFPECDKVFKRVISLPLYPDLSLKEVDYVCEVLTDLAAKFAR comes from the coding sequence ATGAAAGTCCCGTACTTCCGGTTAAAATTCTCATCTTCGGAGAGAAAAGAGGTTCTCGATGCCCTTAAAACCGGGTGGGTCACCACCGGGCCGAAAACGGCGCGATTTGAAAAGGAAATCATAAGATTAACCGGTGCCCGTTATGCCGCCGCGGTTTCCTCGGCCACCGCCGGATTGCATCTGGTTATGGAAAGCCTGCGGCCGAAGGCTGGTGAACAGGTTATCACCACGCCGTTTACCATGGCCGCCACCATCGAAGCAATATTGTATTCCGGGGCTAATCCGATTCTTGTCGATATCGATCCAGTCACTCTCAATATCGATCCGGCCGCAGTCGAGAAAAAAATAAATAAGAAAACCAGGGCGATTGCGGCGGTCGATATTGCCGGTTATCCCTGTCGTTATGATTTCCTCGGATCATTGGCCAAAACTCATAAGTTATTCCTGCTGGATGATGCCGCTCATGCGCTCTGGGCTGAGTTTCATGGCCGCCCGATCGGGTCGTTAGCCGATGCTACCGTTTTTTCGTTTTATTCCACCAAAAATATAACCACCGGCGAGGGCGGGATGGTGGTGTCAAATTCGAACCGATTGATTGAGAAAGTTCGGCATCTGTCGTTGCACGGGATGACATCATCGGGGTACAAACGCTACCGGGGCGGTTCCTGGAAATATGATATAATCACTCTGGGATATAAGTACAACCTGCCGGACCTGGCCGCCGCTCTCGGTCTGGGCCAGCTGGTTAATTTCGAAAAAAATCAGGCCAGACGGACCCGTCTGGCGGAAAGATACCGGGCCAATCTTAAAAATTCGGCCGAATTTATTGAGTTGCCTCCTGAGGGGCATAATATCCGGCAGGCCTGGCACCTGTTTATAATCAAGCTGAATCTGAAACGGTGGAAAATAAACCGCGACAAATTAATTATGGAACTGGAAAAACGAGGAGTGGGATGCGGAGTTCATTTTATTCCGGTTTATCGGTTTTCATATTTCAAAAAAGCACTGCCTTTCCGGGCCAAAGATTTTCCGGAATGTGATAAGGTTTTCAAGCGGGTTATTTCATTGCCGCTCTACCCCGATTTATCGTTAAAGGAAGTCGATTATGTCTGCGAAGTACTGACCGATCTGGCGGCCAAATTCGCACGCTGA
- a CDS encoding methylmalonyl-CoA mutase family protein, with protein sequence MFDKEFLKDLENKKKDWDKEADKFRAKKSRPKFITISGDEVKDLYTPTDVDSSKFYEKVGFPGRFPYTRGVHHTMYRSRLWTMRQFSGMGTPKQTNERYHYLLKNGQTGLSVAFDLPTLMGYDSDHARSLGEVGKCGVAVDSLADMEIIFDGINLGEVSTSMTINAPASVLLAMYLAVAEKQGVPFEKLRGTLQNDILKEYIAQKEWIYPPEPSIRLITDLMAFCTDHVPQWNTISISGYHIREAGSTAAQELAFTLADGFTYIEAAIKDGQDVDAFAPRLSFFFNAHQDFFEEIAKYRAARRIFARRMKDKYKAKQERSWLLRFHTQTAGCSLTAQQPENNIVRTALEALSGVLGGTQSLHTNSMDETLALPSEKAVLIALRTQQVIAHETGVANTIDPLAGSYFIEAMTDKIEAEAEKYLDEIERRGGVVKCIEEGYLQREIAKASYRYQKEIEKKERIIVGINEYVMDKEKIEIPILKIDASVEQEQTTFIKKIRAERDNDKVNRTLEDLKKCAAGDGNTLKAILDCVRVYATEGEICDALRPIFGEYIEPPII encoded by the coding sequence GTGTTTGATAAAGAATTCCTGAAGGATTTGGAGAATAAGAAAAAGGACTGGGACAAGGAAGCGGATAAATTTCGCGCCAAAAAATCCCGCCCCAAATTCATTACTATTTCCGGCGACGAGGTCAAAGACCTTTACACCCCAACTGATGTGGATAGCTCGAAGTTTTATGAAAAAGTCGGTTTTCCCGGCCGGTTTCCTTACACCCGCGGGGTCCATCACACCATGTATCGAAGCCGCCTGTGGACCATGCGGCAGTTTTCCGGGATGGGGACACCGAAACAGACCAACGAACGGTACCATTACCTGCTGAAAAACGGTCAGACCGGGCTTTCAGTGGCTTTCGACTTACCGACCCTGATGGGTTATGACAGCGATCATGCCCGCTCGCTGGGGGAGGTGGGTAAATGCGGGGTGGCGGTCGATTCGCTGGCCGATATGGAAATCATTTTCGACGGGATCAACCTGGGTGAGGTATCGACCTCGATGACCATCAACGCTCCGGCCTCGGTTTTGCTGGCGATGTATCTGGCCGTCGCCGAGAAACAGGGTGTCCCGTTCGAGAAACTCCGCGGAACCCTGCAGAACGACATATTGAAAGAATATATCGCTCAGAAGGAATGGATTTACCCGCCGGAACCGTCGATCCGTCTGATCACCGACTTGATGGCCTTCTGCACCGACCATGTCCCGCAGTGGAACACGATCTCGATTTCCGGCTATCATATTCGCGAAGCGGGATCGACCGCCGCCCAGGAGCTGGCGTTTACCCTGGCCGATGGATTCACTTATATCGAGGCGGCCATTAAAGATGGGCAGGATGTCGATGCTTTTGCGCCGCGGCTGTCGTTTTTCTTCAATGCCCACCAGGACTTCTTCGAGGAAATCGCCAAGTACCGGGCGGCGCGGAGGATTTTCGCCCGCCGGATGAAGGATAAGTACAAAGCCAAACAGGAACGTTCATGGCTGTTGCGGTTTCACACCCAGACGGCCGGATGTTCGCTGACCGCCCAGCAGCCGGAGAATAATATCGTCCGCACCGCGCTCGAGGCTCTTTCGGGGGTACTCGGCGGAACCCAGTCACTTCATACCAATTCGATGGATGAAACCCTGGCGTTGCCGTCCGAGAAGGCGGTCCTGATCGCCCTTCGGACCCAGCAGGTTATCGCTCATGAGACCGGGGTGGCCAATACCATCGACCCGCTGGCGGGATCATATTTTATCGAGGCCATGACCGACAAAATCGAAGCCGAGGCGGAGAAATATCTGGATGAGATCGAACGGCGCGGCGGAGTGGTTAAATGTATCGAGGAGGGGTATCTCCAGCGCGAGATCGCCAAAGCGTCGTACCGTTACCAGAAAGAAATCGAGAAAAAAGAGCGGATCATTGTCGGGATCAACGAGTATGTGATGGATAAGGAGAAAATCGAGATCCCGATTTTGAAAATCGATGCTTCGGTGGAGCAGGAGCAGACCACCTTCATCAAAAAAATCCGGGCCGAGCGGGATAACGATAAAGTGAACCGGACGCTCGAGGATTTGAAGAAATGCGCCGCCGGGGACGGCAACACGCTCAAGGCGATACTGGACTGCGTGCGGGTGTATGCCACCGAGGGGGAGATTTGCGACGCTTTGCGTCCGATTTTCGGCGAGTACATCGAACCCCCGATAATTTGA
- a CDS encoding MBL fold metallo-hydrolase produces MKFGDFELIPFVERRFKLDGGTMFGVIPKKIWGRLVPVDDNNLVPMETNLFVLKTGRTNLLLDTGFGDCLTDSEKKIYGITGETEMENGLKTSGISDDEIDIVFLSHLHTDHAGGAVIKSDHGMKPRFPKARHIVQKREWNDAMHPNERTTAVYIPERLRILEESGQLELIDGEKEIFPGVKAIPTGGHTPGHQAIEMSSGGKTVVYYADIVPSSLHMRIPYVAAVDLDPTRTMEVKRKLVEYLLEGDKAIVFDHDTIMKIGQLRQTDGKIIVDKIE; encoded by the coding sequence ATGAAATTCGGTGATTTTGAATTAATACCCTTCGTCGAGCGGCGTTTCAAGCTCGACGGAGGGACCATGTTCGGAGTCATCCCCAAAAAAATCTGGGGACGGCTGGTGCCGGTTGATGACAATAACCTGGTACCGATGGAAACCAACCTGTTTGTTCTTAAGACCGGCCGAACCAATCTTCTGCTCGATACCGGATTCGGTGACTGCCTGACCGATTCGGAAAAGAAAATCTATGGCATTACCGGAGAAACCGAAATGGAAAACGGCCTGAAAACGTCCGGAATATCCGATGATGAAATCGATATCGTGTTCCTCAGCCATCTCCATACCGACCATGCCGGGGGAGCGGTCATAAAAAGCGATCACGGTATGAAACCGAGGTTTCCCAAAGCCCGCCATATCGTGCAGAAAAGAGAATGGAACGATGCCATGCATCCCAACGAACGAACAACGGCGGTATATATCCCGGAGAGACTCAGGATACTCGAGGAATCGGGACAACTGGAATTGATTGACGGCGAGAAGGAGATATTTCCGGGAGTAAAGGCAATCCCGACCGGGGGACATACCCCCGGGCACCAGGCCATCGAGATGTCTTCCGGCGGCAAAACGGTGGTGTATTACGCCGACATCGTTCCCTCGTCACTTCATATGCGGATACCTTATGTGGCCGCGGTCGATCTTGATCCGACCCGTACTATGGAAGTCAAGCGGAAACTGGTTGAATATCTACTTGAGGGGGATAAGGCGATTGTGTTCGATCATGATACAATCATGAAAATCGGGCAATTGCGGCAAACCGACGGTAAAATTATTGTGGATAAAATCGAATAG
- the guaB gene encoding IMP dehydrogenase, whose protein sequence is MAGFLPRDGLTFDDVLLVPSRSDVLPRDVEIKTRITSRIALNIPIISAAMDTVTEYRMGIALARQGGLGIIHKNLSPERQASEVDKVKRSESGMIVDPVTMSPDRPIGEALQVMKHYSISGIPITENGRLVGILTNRDLRFHKDTATLIRDVMTCKNLITAPEGTDLDTAQELLHKNRIEKLLIVDSENHLKGLITVKDIMKKIQYPEACKDRYGRLRIGAAVGVAGDLEKRADLLIRAGVDILAVDSSHGHSVGVLKTVEFLKKKFPDKPVMAGNIATRDGAKALIEAGADTIKVGIGPGSICTTRVVTGCGVPQITAIIEAVEAAREKNIPVIADGGIKYSGDITKALAAGAAAVMLGSILAGTEESPGETVLYEGRTYKTYRGMGSVEAMKAGSSDRYFQEHQEEVSKFVPEGIEGRVPYKGELSSTIYQLIGGLRSGMGICGAHDIAELQEKARFIKVTHAGVIESHPHSVTISKEAPNYRRMT, encoded by the coding sequence ATGGCTGGATTTTTACCCCGTGATGGATTGACTTTTGACGATGTTCTGCTGGTGCCGTCGCGGTCCGATGTACTCCCGCGGGATGTCGAAATTAAAACCAGGATTACTTCCAGAATCGCCCTGAATATTCCCATAATTTCGGCGGCCATGGATACCGTCACGGAATATCGCATGGGGATTGCCCTGGCCCGTCAGGGAGGACTCGGGATTATTCATAAAAACCTGTCACCGGAACGGCAGGCATCCGAAGTGGACAAGGTCAAGCGGTCCGAATCGGGCATGATTGTCGATCCGGTAACCATGTCTCCTGATCGGCCGATCGGTGAAGCTCTCCAAGTTATGAAGCATTACTCTATTTCGGGGATTCCTATCACCGAGAATGGCCGGCTGGTCGGGATTCTGACCAATCGGGATCTTCGTTTCCATAAAGACACCGCGACCCTTATCCGCGATGTCATGACCTGCAAAAACCTGATTACGGCTCCGGAGGGAACCGATCTCGATACCGCGCAGGAGCTTTTACATAAAAACCGTATTGAAAAATTGCTTATTGTCGATAGCGAGAATCATCTCAAGGGTTTGATCACCGTCAAAGATATCATGAAGAAGATTCAATATCCCGAAGCCTGCAAAGATCGATACGGCCGTCTCAGGATCGGAGCGGCAGTGGGAGTGGCCGGTGATCTGGAAAAAAGAGCGGACCTGTTGATCCGGGCCGGGGTGGATATCCTGGCGGTTGATTCTTCGCATGGTCATTCAGTCGGTGTTTTGAAAACCGTGGAATTCTTGAAAAAGAAATTTCCCGATAAGCCGGTCATGGCCGGCAATATAGCGACTCGTGATGGGGCGAAAGCCCTGATTGAGGCCGGTGCCGACACGATTAAGGTCGGTATCGGACCGGGATCCATTTGTACTACCCGGGTCGTTACCGGATGCGGGGTCCCGCAGATTACAGCCATTATAGAAGCTGTGGAGGCGGCTCGCGAAAAGAATATCCCGGTTATTGCCGATGGGGGGATCAAATATTCCGGCGATATTACCAAAGCCCTGGCGGCCGGAGCGGCCGCGGTTATGCTCGGCTCGATTCTGGCCGGGACCGAGGAATCGCCCGGCGAGACAGTCCTTTATGAAGGAAGGACATATAAAACCTACCGGGGAATGGGATCGGTCGAGGCCATGAAGGCCGGAAGCAGTGACCGCTATTTCCAGGAGCATCAGGAAGAAGTCTCCAAATTCGTCCCCGAAGGTATCGAGGGCCGGGTTCCCTATAAGGGGGAATTATCCAGCACCATATATCAGCTGATCGGAGGTCTTCGGTCCGGCATGGGAATTTGCGGAGCCCATGATATTGCGGAGCTTCAGGAAAAAGCCCGATTTATCAAGGTTACCCATGCCGGTGTTATTGAATCTCATCCGCATTCGGTGACAATTTCAAAAGAAGCGCCGAATTACAGGCGGATGACTTAA
- a CDS encoding cobalamin B12-binding domain-containing protein, whose product MAEKIRVLLAKPGLDGHDRGIKVIAAAFRDAGFEVIYSGLRQTPDMIVNAAIQEDVDAIGVSILSGAHMTLFPAIKKLLVEKKADNIILFGGGIIPDEDIPELEKQGIDRIFTPGATTDEAIEYLRRAVSSRKKDEQIM is encoded by the coding sequence ATGGCAGAGAAAATACGAGTGCTGTTGGCTAAACCGGGACTTGATGGACACGACCGCGGAATCAAAGTCATTGCGGCCGCGTTCCGCGACGCCGGGTTCGAAGTGATCTATTCGGGCCTGCGCCAGACACCGGATATGATTGTCAATGCCGCTATCCAGGAAGATGTCGATGCCATCGGCGTATCGATTCTCTCCGGGGCGCACATGACCCTCTTTCCGGCGATCAAGAAACTCCTGGTTGAGAAAAAAGCCGACAATATCATCCTGTTCGGCGGCGGGATTATTCCCGACGAGGATATCCCGGAGCTGGAAAAACAGGGAATAGACAGAATCTTTACTCCCGGAGCGACTACCGATGAGGCGATCGAATATCTTCGCCGGGCGGTATCCTCGCGGAAAAAAGATGAACAGATAATGTAG
- a CDS encoding 50S ribosome-binding GTPase, translating into MPANLPPQYYELEREFKSEKEPREKLRLAQELLAMMPKHKGTDKLQAEMKAKISQLKKTIEGGGQKKHGTRQAESPDHIEREGAAQVILIGPPNSGKSTIVDSLTGAKPPIGDYPYTTREPLAGMMIFEAVQYQLIDTPPIAADYYENFMSGLIRNADLVVLVVDVSMPDFEKGIEALLARLDEKRIILKAQVDGPADDPRYAYKKTIIAAHKFLDENGDAGLERLRRLYPDFRIVPTSVLDDTAMLSFQRAIFESLGIIRVFTKKVGREPDFRDPIILPNGGTVDDAAISLHKDFARKLQYAKVWGAGKHEGQRVKNNFILSDGDIIEFHI; encoded by the coding sequence ATGCCTGCTAATTTGCCACCCCAGTATTACGAACTGGAACGGGAATTCAAATCCGAGAAAGAACCCCGGGAAAAACTTCGTCTGGCCCAGGAGCTTCTGGCGATGATGCCCAAGCATAAGGGGACCGACAAGCTCCAGGCGGAGATGAAGGCCAAAATCTCCCAGTTGAAGAAAACGATTGAAGGGGGCGGGCAGAAAAAACACGGGACCCGACAGGCCGAATCCCCCGACCATATTGAAAGAGAAGGAGCCGCCCAGGTCATCCTGATCGGCCCGCCCAATTCCGGTAAATCGACCATTGTCGATTCCCTGACCGGCGCCAAACCGCCGATCGGCGATTATCCTTATACCACCAGGGAGCCGCTGGCCGGAATGATGATTTTCGAGGCGGTGCAGTACCAGTTGATCGATACTCCGCCGATCGCTGCCGATTACTATGAGAATTTCATGTCCGGCCTGATTCGAAATGCCGATCTGGTGGTGCTGGTGGTTGATGTTTCCATGCCCGATTTCGAAAAAGGGATCGAGGCACTTCTGGCCCGGCTTGATGAGAAAAGGATTATATTAAAGGCGCAGGTAGATGGTCCGGCCGATGATCCCCGATATGCCTATAAAAAAACCATTATTGCGGCTCATAAATTTCTCGATGAGAACGGAGATGCCGGACTGGAACGCCTGCGCCGGCTGTATCCCGATTTCCGGATAGTCCCGACCTCGGTTCTCGACGATACGGCCATGCTGAGTTTCCAACGGGCGATTTTCGAATCGCTGGGCATAATACGGGTGTTCACCAAGAAGGTTGGCCGGGAGCCGGATTTCCGCGACCCGATTATTTTACCGAATGGCGGAACGGTTGATGATGCCGCGATTTCGCTTCATAAGGATTTTGCCCGAAAATTACAGTATGCCAAGGTCTGGGGGGCGGGCAAGCATGAAGGACAGAGAGTCAAGAATAATTTCATTTTAAGTGACGGCGACATTATTGAATTTCATATTTGA
- the recJ gene encoding single-stranded-DNA-specific exonuclease RecJ: MNWATRSVPLKWVVAPDPDPELLQEIASQLGLEKVVVKILFNRQIDSIEAIERFLKPTMDDLQDPFLMLNMDKAVERILSALRENEKIMVYGDYDVDGITAASLLYLVLNKLGAQVSYYLPNRLIEGYGLSVDGIKEASSQGVSLIVSVDTGVTAVDEVEYARSLGIECILTDHHEQGEILPKAVALVNPKQKDCSYSGGDLSGVGVAFKLAQALYRRLQQDETELEEHLDLVALGTSADIVPLVGENRVLTKFGIRQIARTTKPGLKSLAFVSGLMGKEIGTGQVVFILAPRINAVGRLGDAQMAIKLLTTKDERSASEIARMLDKENQRRKNIDEKTLNEALEQIREVVDLENDRAIILASEGWHQGVIGIVASRLVEKYHLPTVMIAIDNGEGKGSARSIPGFHLCDALRKCEDLLLRYGGHKYAAGLTIKPENIDAFRERLKEVSKTMLTDEDLIAKLYIDAEIELTQINDRLLNVIETFAPFGPQNMRPVFLTRNCEIVGQPYCVGRNHLKMKVRKGEAVFDVIGFGFGEWANKLSGRGSLVDLVYVVEYNSWDGHTRIQLRLKDIRLAAGDADYYG, translated from the coding sequence ATGAATTGGGCAACCAGATCAGTCCCCTTGAAGTGGGTTGTGGCTCCTGATCCCGATCCTGAATTACTGCAGGAGATTGCCTCCCAGCTGGGCTTGGAAAAAGTCGTCGTAAAAATTCTCTTCAACCGCCAGATCGACTCCATCGAGGCTATCGAGAGATTTCTCAAGCCGACCATGGATGATCTTCAGGACCCGTTCCTGATGCTCAATATGGATAAAGCGGTCGAGAGAATTTTAAGCGCCCTTCGGGAAAATGAAAAAATCATGGTTTACGGGGACTATGATGTCGATGGCATTACCGCCGCATCGCTTCTTTACCTGGTCTTAAACAAGCTGGGAGCACAGGTGTCCTATTACCTGCCCAATCGCCTGATCGAGGGTTACGGTCTCTCGGTGGATGGTATCAAGGAGGCCTCGTCGCAGGGAGTGTCACTGATAGTCTCGGTCGATACCGGGGTGACGGCGGTCGATGAGGTTGAGTATGCCCGGTCGCTGGGAATCGAGTGCATCCTGACCGATCACCACGAACAGGGAGAAATTCTGCCCAAAGCGGTGGCCCTGGTCAATCCCAAACAAAAGGATTGCAGTTATTCCGGCGGGGATCTTTCCGGGGTCGGAGTTGCTTTCAAACTGGCCCAGGCGCTTTATCGCCGTTTGCAACAGGACGAAACCGAACTGGAAGAACATCTTGATTTAGTGGCTTTGGGGACCTCGGCCGATATTGTCCCGCTGGTCGGGGAAAACCGGGTCCTGACCAAATTCGGAATTCGGCAGATTGCCCGCACCACCAAACCCGGCTTGAAATCGCTGGCTTTTGTTTCCGGATTGATGGGCAAAGAGATCGGAACTGGCCAGGTGGTCTTCATCCTGGCGCCGCGAATCAACGCCGTCGGCCGGCTGGGCGATGCCCAGATGGCCATCAAGCTTTTAACCACCAAGGATGAAAGATCAGCCTCAGAAATCGCCCGGATGCTCGATAAGGAAAACCAGCGCCGTAAAAATATCGACGAAAAAACCCTTAACGAAGCCCTGGAACAGATTCGCGAGGTGGTCGATCTCGAAAACGATCGGGCCATTATCCTGGCTTCGGAGGGCTGGCACCAGGGGGTGATCGGGATTGTTGCCAGCCGGCTGGTGGAAAAATACCATCTTCCCACTGTCATGATCGCCATTGATAACGGCGAGGGAAAAGGTTCAGCCAGGTCTATTCCCGGATTTCATCTGTGCGATGCTCTTCGGAAATGCGAGGATCTGCTGTTGCGTTACGGCGGGCATAAATACGCCGCCGGATTGACAATCAAGCCGGAAAATATCGATGCTTTCCGGGAACGTCTCAAGGAAGTCTCGAAAACGATGCTGACAGATGAGGATTTGATTGCCAAGCTGTATATCGATGCCGAGATCGAATTAACCCAGATTAACGACCGGTTGCTTAATGTTATCGAGACCTTCGCTCCTTTCGGACCGCAGAATATGCGGCCGGTTTTTCTTACCCGGAACTGCGAGATTGTCGGACAGCCGTATTGTGTCGGCCGCAACCACCTGAAAATGAAGGTGCGTAAGGGTGAGGCGGTTTTTGATGTGATCGGTTTCGGGTTCGGCGAATGGGCCAACAAGCTCTCCGGACGCGGGTCATTGGTCGATCTGGTATATGTTGTCGAGTATAATTCCTGGGACGGTCATACCAGAATACAACTGCGCCTGAAAGATATTCGGCTGGCCGCCGGGGATGCCGATTATTACGGTTAG
- a CDS encoding acyl-CoA dehydrogenase family protein gives MRHNVDERQQAVRDRVKEFAEKEILPVCRELDRKQEAFPKDYYMKLAKAGLIGFAMPKQYGGGGYSNVEYITLIEELAYYDAPTALLAAVPELATYPIFTFGTEEQKKKYVPKCASGELIPAFVLTERNAGSDAANQETVALIEGDHFVINGEKIFIMHGDAATLAVLFCRIGEAGEGRPRVSSILVETNTPGWKAFTLKHKMGMRAATTGRIELKDVKVPVSQQLGETGKGFKIAMNTLDGARIGVAAQGVGLAQRALDESIDYAKKRIAFGAPIAKLQAIQWMIADMATQLEAARLMTYKSVQKQDAGERFSLEASQAKLFATEVARFCVDRAMQIHSGYGYIGEFSVIEKLYRDQRVTEIYEGTSEVQRLVIAGNYLR, from the coding sequence ATGAGGCATAATGTAGATGAGAGACAGCAGGCTGTTCGCGACCGCGTGAAAGAGTTTGCCGAAAAAGAGATTCTTCCGGTTTGCCGGGAACTCGACCGCAAGCAGGAAGCTTTCCCCAAAGATTACTATATGAAACTGGCCAAGGCCGGATTGATCGGATTCGCCATGCCGAAGCAGTACGGCGGCGGTGGATATTCCAATGTCGAATATATCACCCTGATCGAAGAACTGGCGTACTACGATGCCCCGACCGCTCTTCTGGCGGCCGTCCCGGAACTGGCCACCTACCCGATTTTCACCTTCGGGACCGAAGAGCAGAAAAAGAAGTACGTCCCCAAGTGCGCCTCGGGCGAGCTCATCCCGGCTTTCGTTCTGACCGAGCGCAACGCCGGATCGGATGCCGCCAACCAGGAGACGGTGGCCCTGATCGAGGGTGATCATTTTGTCATCAACGGCGAAAAGATTTTTATTATGCACGGTGATGCGGCCACGCTGGCGGTGCTGTTCTGCCGGATCGGCGAGGCGGGTGAAGGACGCCCGAGAGTTTCCTCGATCCTGGTCGAAACCAACACCCCGGGCTGGAAAGCCTTCACTCTCAAGCACAAAATGGGAATGCGGGCGGCCACCACCGGCCGGATCGAATTGAAGGATGTCAAGGTTCCGGTGAGTCAGCAATTGGGCGAGACCGGCAAAGGCTTCAAGATCGCCATGAACACCCTCGACGGAGCGCGGATCGGGGTCGCGGCGCAGGGAGTCGGTTTGGCCCAGCGGGCGCTCGATGAATCGATCGATTATGCCAAGAAACGGATAGCCTTCGGCGCCCCGATTGCCAAATTGCAGGCGATTCAGTGGATGATTGCCGATATGGCGACTCAGCTTGAAGCGGCCCGACTGATGACCTATAAGTCAGTGCAGAAACAGGATGCCGGCGAAAGGTTCTCGCTCGAAGCCTCGCAGGCCAAACTGTTTGCGACCGAAGTGGCCCGGTTCTGTGTCGATCGGGCGATGCAGATTCACTCCGGCTATGGTTATATCGGCGAGTTCTCGGTGATCGAGAAATTGTACCGCGATCAGCGCGTCACCGAAATCTACGAAGGAACCTCGGAGGTCCAGCGCCTGGTTATTGCCGGCAATTATCTGCGTTAA
- the meaB gene encoding methylmalonyl Co-A mutase-associated GTPase MeaB, producing the protein MTVIEKFLQGDQAALARIISFIEDAEPGYQNVLARLYPGSGKAIKIGFTGPPGAGKSSLVNNISKSLARNGSRIAVIAVDPSSPFTGGALLGDRIRLTDMPTDGSIFIRSMATRGSQGGLAAATGNVATVLDAFGFDYILIETVGVGQIELDIVDACDTVVVVLVPESGDAIQTLKAGLMEIADIFAVNKADRPGAENLVMELNSTLDIKRHTADWEHPVVATEAINNKNTDGLIEQINRHLEWAGRSGWIERHRKRQIEKKIFNILQFHVNRMIREKLSEVANIGEAVTRIYERQSDPYTESRRLLKLSAENLTNSLP; encoded by the coding sequence ATGACGGTTATCGAGAAATTTCTCCAGGGTGACCAGGCCGCGCTGGCCCGGATTATTTCGTTTATCGAGGATGCCGAACCCGGTTACCAGAATGTTCTGGCGCGCCTGTATCCCGGATCGGGGAAGGCTATTAAAATAGGCTTTACCGGGCCGCCCGGGGCCGGGAAATCATCGCTGGTCAATAATATCTCCAAGTCATTGGCGCGGAACGGAAGCAGAATAGCCGTTATTGCGGTCGATCCCAGTTCGCCCTTTACCGGCGGAGCCCTGCTGGGGGATAGGATTCGCCTGACCGATATGCCGACCGATGGCTCGATTTTTATCCGCTCTATGGCCACGCGCGGCTCCCAGGGGGGGCTGGCGGCGGCGACCGGCAATGTTGCCACCGTCCTCGATGCTTTCGGATTTGATTATATCCTGATCGAGACGGTCGGGGTGGGGCAAATCGAACTGGATATTGTTGATGCCTGCGATACGGTCGTGGTGGTGCTGGTGCCCGAATCGGGCGATGCCATTCAAACCCTTAAAGCCGGATTGATGGAGATTGCCGATATTTTTGCGGTCAACAAGGCCGATCGTCCCGGAGCGGAAAACCTGGTAATGGAACTCAATTCCACGCTCGATATCAAGCGCCATACGGCAGATTGGGAACATCCGGTGGTGGCGACCGAAGCAATCAATAACAAAAATACCGATGGGCTTATTGAACAGATCAACCGGCATCTGGAATGGGCCGGCCGGTCGGGATGGATCGAGCGGCATCGCAAGCGCCAGATCGAAAAGAAAATATTCAATATTCTGCAGTTTCATGTCAATCGTATGATAAGGGAGAAACTTTCCGAGGTGGCCAATATCGGCGAGGCGGTGACCAGAATCTATGAACGCCAAAGCGATCCATACACCGAAAGTCGTCGATTACTCAAACTTTCGGCTGAAAACCTGACAAACTCGTTGCCTTGA